The following proteins are encoded in a genomic region of Candidatus Deferrimicrobium sp.:
- a CDS encoding glycosyltransferase, with product MNVFLLGLLRGLSKRGMSTDVLTRATGETVEVTVPFPGVRVFHVPCGWQKPPTRESAFASLDLFGDRCRILLRGERIEPSVVSAHYWMSGVAARKLTGAPMILCYHTVEARKVPAPGAGQEPLSSIRRAQEAALAGEALRIVSFSEYDLAENRLIFPELADKGVVIPPGVDDRFRHLPPREVARAFLGLSQTELIFLLAAREDAGKNAAGAVAAFRAMRDRWKGQATLLVAGQEGPEGGPGKDVVFLGPLPHAGMPMLFSAADAVVCPSPYESFGLVPLEALSGGVPVVVPEGTYWGGRIRSEGGGLVYPRDEPARFSAALLALASSPELRARLSMEGTAVAASFTWEKCTASWEALLASVSTPGSPR from the coding sequence ATGAACGTCTTCCTCCTCGGGCTGCTTCGCGGGTTGTCGAAGCGGGGGATGTCCACCGACGTCCTCACCCGTGCGACGGGGGAAACCGTCGAGGTCACCGTCCCGTTCCCGGGAGTCCGCGTCTTTCACGTCCCTTGTGGATGGCAGAAGCCTCCGACCCGCGAGAGTGCGTTCGCGTCCCTTGATCTCTTCGGCGACCGGTGCCGGATCCTGTTGCGCGGTGAGCGGATCGAACCGAGCGTCGTCTCCGCGCACTACTGGATGTCGGGTGTCGCCGCGCGCAAACTCACGGGCGCCCCGATGATCCTTTGCTACCATACGGTGGAGGCGCGCAAGGTCCCGGCGCCCGGGGCGGGACAGGAGCCGCTCTCCTCCATCCGCAGGGCGCAGGAGGCGGCGCTGGCGGGGGAGGCGCTCCGGATCGTCTCCTTCTCGGAGTACGACCTGGCGGAGAACCGCCTGATCTTCCCGGAACTGGCGGACAAGGGTGTGGTCATCCCGCCGGGGGTGGATGACCGGTTCCGACACCTTCCTCCCCGCGAGGTCGCGCGGGCGTTCCTGGGACTTTCCCAGACAGAGTTGATCTTTCTGCTCGCCGCCCGGGAGGACGCCGGGAAAAACGCCGCCGGGGCCGTCGCCGCGTTCCGCGCGATGCGGGATCGGTGGAAGGGGCAGGCGACCCTTCTCGTCGCGGGACAGGAAGGGCCGGAAGGCGGGCCGGGGAAGGACGTCGTCTTTCTCGGTCCCCTTCCGCACGCCGGCATGCCGATGCTGTTCTCCGCGGCGGACGCCGTCGTCTGCCCCTCCCCCTACGAATCGTTCGGGCTGGTGCCGCTGGAGGCGCTCTCGGGGGGCGTGCCGGTCGTCGTGCCGGAGGGGACGTACTGGGGGGGGCGGATCCGATCGGAGGGTGGGGGGCTGGTCTACCCGCGGGACGAGCCGGCCCGGTTCTCCGCCGCGCTCCTCGCGCTTGCGTCGTCCCCGGAATTGCGCGCCCGGCTGTCGATGGAGGGGACCGCCGTGGCGGCGTCGTTCACGTGGGAGAAGTGCACCGCGTCCTGGGAGGCGCTTCTTGCGTCCGTCTCCACGCCTGGAAGTCCGCGATGA
- a CDS encoding inositol-3-phosphate synthase has protein sequence MGKIRIAVAGVGNCASALLQGIEFYRETPAAPDGEIVPGLMNRDIGGFLPGDIGIVAAFDIDRRKVGLPVTEAIFAPPNCTKRFVERMPAGGPIVHMGPIMDGVAPHMADYPDDRTFLPSSEPPCDVEKVLRDSGAEILVNYLPVGSEEATRFYAEACLKTGVSLVNCIPVFIASDPAWADRFQKAGIPLVGDDIKSQLGATIVHRALARLFSDRGVRLRRTYQLNTGGNTDFLNMLNRSRLESKRISKTEAVTSALAHEVSPDDVHIGPSDYVPWQKDNKLCFLRIEGEGFGGLPIELELRLSVTDSPNSAGVGIDAIRFCRLGREMGLSGPLLAPSAYFMKHPPEQHTDDDARRELEEVIADFQAWRRTQEAPPRTRCTSPT, from the coding sequence ATGGGGAAGATCCGGATCGCGGTTGCCGGCGTCGGTAACTGCGCCAGCGCGCTGTTGCAGGGGATCGAATTCTACCGGGAAACGCCCGCCGCCCCCGACGGCGAGATCGTCCCGGGGCTGATGAACCGGGACATCGGCGGCTTCCTCCCCGGAGACATCGGGATCGTGGCCGCGTTCGACATCGACCGGCGGAAGGTCGGCCTGCCCGTCACCGAGGCGATCTTCGCGCCGCCGAACTGCACGAAGCGGTTCGTCGAGCGGATGCCCGCCGGCGGTCCCATCGTCCACATGGGACCCATCATGGACGGCGTGGCCCCCCATATGGCCGATTACCCCGACGACCGGACATTTCTCCCCTCCTCCGAGCCGCCGTGCGACGTGGAAAAGGTCCTGCGGGATTCCGGCGCGGAGATATTGGTCAACTACCTGCCCGTCGGTTCGGAGGAGGCGACCCGTTTCTATGCCGAGGCGTGTCTCAAGACGGGTGTGAGCCTCGTGAACTGCATCCCGGTGTTCATCGCCTCCGATCCGGCGTGGGCGGACCGCTTCCAGAAGGCGGGGATCCCGCTGGTGGGAGACGACATCAAGTCCCAGCTGGGGGCGACCATCGTCCACCGGGCGCTGGCCCGCCTCTTCTCGGACCGGGGGGTCCGCCTCCGCCGGACATACCAGCTCAACACCGGCGGGAACACGGATTTCCTGAACATGCTGAACCGCAGTCGCCTCGAGTCGAAACGGATCTCCAAGACCGAGGCGGTCACCAGCGCCCTCGCGCACGAGGTTTCCCCCGACGACGTCCACATCGGGCCGTCCGACTACGTCCCCTGGCAGAAGGACAACAAGCTCTGCTTCCTGCGGATCGAGGGGGAAGGGTTCGGGGGCCTGCCGATCGAATTGGAGCTGCGCCTCTCCGTCACCGACTCGCCGAACAGCGCGGGCGTCGGGATCGACGCGATCCGGTTCTGCCGCCTCGGGAGGGAGATGGGGCTGTCGGGCCCCCTGCTCGCCCCGTCGGCCTATTTCATGAAGCATCCCCCGGAGCAGCACACCGACGACGACGCGCGGCGGGAGCTCGAGGAGGTCATCGCGGACTTCCAGGCGTGGAGACGGACGCAAGAAGCGCCTCCCAGGACGCGGTGCACTTCTCCCACGTGA
- a CDS encoding NAD-dependent malic enzyme, translated as MQIEKGIDKLVKTVRVMILDKPGFFGKVATAIGTAGGNIGDIKLVEYGLEYNTRDVTIFVDSDAQLQEVLEELGKVEGVIISDIIDPVLEMHRGGKISVKSRIAIDSISTIRKVYTPGVAKVCQLIQRKPELAYNYTVIPNTVAIVTNGTAILGLGDIGAVAGMPVMEGKAALFDALVGINGIPILIQSKDTEEIIRTVASIAPTFGAIKLEDIKAPECFEIEDRLGEMLDIPVMHDDQHGTAVVVLAALLNASKYVGMQVKNDTVGMVGLGAAGMGISKLLMAFGVRKMLGADINPGAQAIFGKEGGKPVTLPEVMASSDIVICTTGVQGLIKKEMIRKGQVILALSNPRPEILPEEAREAGASFAADGRGVNNALAFPGVFRGALNARARKINNRMKIAAAKVISSCASAGELVPSILDREMHAKVAEAVERAAFETGVARPRTEEIEET; from the coding sequence ATGCAAATCGAAAAGGGAATCGACAAGCTTGTAAAAACCGTCCGCGTGATGATCCTCGACAAGCCGGGGTTCTTCGGCAAGGTCGCGACCGCCATCGGCACGGCGGGCGGGAACATCGGCGATATCAAGCTCGTCGAATACGGTCTCGAGTACAACACCCGCGACGTCACGATCTTCGTCGACAGCGACGCGCAGCTCCAGGAGGTCCTCGAGGAGCTGGGCAAGGTCGAGGGCGTCATCATCTCCGACATCATCGACCCGGTGCTCGAGATGCACCGGGGCGGGAAGATCTCCGTCAAGTCCCGCATCGCCATCGACAGCATCTCCACGATCCGGAAGGTCTACACCCCCGGCGTCGCCAAGGTCTGCCAGCTCATCCAGCGGAAGCCGGAGCTGGCGTACAACTATACGGTGATCCCGAACACGGTCGCGATCGTCACGAACGGCACCGCCATCCTCGGCCTGGGGGACATCGGGGCCGTCGCCGGCATGCCGGTGATGGAGGGGAAGGCGGCCCTCTTCGACGCGCTGGTGGGGATCAACGGCATTCCCATCCTCATCCAGTCGAAGGACACCGAAGAGATCATCCGCACGGTCGCCTCCATCGCCCCGACGTTCGGAGCGATCAAGCTCGAGGACATCAAGGCCCCCGAGTGCTTCGAGATCGAGGATCGCCTGGGCGAGATGCTCGATATCCCGGTGATGCACGACGACCAGCACGGCACGGCCGTCGTCGTCCTGGCCGCGCTGCTGAACGCGAGCAAGTACGTCGGGATGCAGGTGAAGAACGACACGGTCGGCATGGTGGGGCTGGGGGCCGCCGGGATGGGGATCTCGAAGCTGCTGATGGCCTTCGGGGTCCGGAAGATGCTCGGTGCCGACATCAATCCCGGCGCGCAGGCGATCTTCGGGAAGGAAGGCGGAAAGCCCGTCACGCTCCCGGAGGTCATGGCGTCGTCCGACATCGTCATCTGCACGACCGGCGTGCAGGGGCTCATCAAGAAGGAGATGATCCGCAAGGGGCAGGTGATCCTTGCCCTGTCGAACCCGAGGCCCGAGATCCTCCCCGAGGAGGCACGGGAGGCGGGGGCTTCGTTCGCGGCGGACGGCCGGGGGGTCAACAACGCGCTCGCGTTCCCCGGCGTGTTCCGGGGAGCGCTGAACGCGCGGGCCCGCAAGATCAACAACCGGATGAAGATCGCCGCCGCCAAGGTCATCAGTTCGTGCGCGTCCGCCGGGGAGCTTGTCCCCTCGATCCTCGACCGCGAGATGCACGCGAAGGTCGCGGAGGCGGTGGAGCGTGCAGCCTTCGAGACCGGCGTCGCCCGTCCCCGCACGGAAGAGATCGAAGAAACTTAG